From a single Gavia stellata isolate bGavSte3 chromosome 5, bGavSte3.hap2, whole genome shotgun sequence genomic region:
- the CSGALNACT1 gene encoding chondroitin sulfate N-acetylgalactosaminyltransferase 1 has protein sequence MMLRRGFILFLPRLVGLLVVACCSVSIVYMLACTPKGDNQQLALPRVHSPTAKEGYEAILQEREEQHRNYIISLKKQIAQLKAELQGRTEQLKNVQDQYPDPLNIRLDHSNPEKAQANLLAFLRSQIDKAEVHSGVKLSTEYAAVPFESFTLQKVYQLETGLTRHPEEKPVRKDKRDELIEVIELAVGSLNNPERDGNAKHHVYTASDFVEGIYRTEKDKGTLYELTFKGDTKHQFKKIVLFRPFGPVMKVKNENVNMADTLINVIVPLAKRASKFRQFMQNFREMGIQQDGRIHLTVVYFGKEQMNEVKSILENTSKSANFKNFTFIQLNEEFSRGKGLDVGARFWKGNNVVLFFCDVDIYFTAEFLNSCRLNTQPGKKVFYPVLFSQYNPSIIYGHRDSIPSLEQQLIIKKETGFWRDFGFGMTCQYRSDFINIGGFDLDIKGWGGEDVHLYRKYLHSNLIVIRTPVRGLFHLWHEKQCLDELTPEQYKMCMQSKAMNEASHGQLGMLVFKQEIETHLHRQKLSSKKT, from the exons ATGATGCTCCGACGAGGATTTATTCTATTTCTCCCCCGACTTGTAGGCCTGCTGGTGGTGGCCTGTTGCTCGGTGTCTATTGTTTATATGTTGGCTTGCACACCCAAGGGTGACAACCAGCAGCTTGCCTTGCCCAGGGTGCACAGTCCGACTGCAAAGGAGGGATATGAAGCCATCCTGCAAGAGCGAGAAGAGCAACACCGCAACTACATCATCAGCCTGAAGAAACAAATTGCTCAGCTGAAGGCTGAGCTCCAGGGCAGGACTGAGCAGCTTAAGAACGTGCAGGACCAGTACCCAGACCCCTTGAACATTCGGCTTGACCACAGCAACCCAGAGAAGGCCCAGGCTAACCTGCTGGCTTTCCTCCGTTCCCAAATAGACAAAGCAGAGGTGCACAGCGGCGTTAAGCTGTCCACGGAGTATGCGGCCGTGCCCTTTGAGAGCTTTACCCTGCAGAAGGTGTACCAACTGGAGACAGGGCTGACGCGCCACCCAGAAGAGAAACCTGTAAGGAAGGATAAGCGAGACGAGTTGATAGAGGTGATCGAGTTAGCTGTTGGGAGTTTGAACAATCCAGAGCGGGACGGCAATGCAAAACACCATGTATACACAGCCTCTGACTTCGTTGAAG GGATCTACCgcacagaaaaagacaaaggcaCGTTGTATGAGCTGACTTTCAAAGGAGACACAAAACATCAGTTCAAGAAGATTGTTTTATTCCGACCATTTGGTCCTGTAATGAAAGTGAAAAACGAAAATGTCAATATGGCTGACACGCTTATTAACGTCATTGTGCCGTTGGCCAAGAGAGCCAGCAAATTTCGGCAATTCATGCAGAATTTCAG GGAAATGGGCATTCAGCAGGATGGGAGAATTCACCTCACTGTAGTTTACTTtggaaaagaacaaatgaatGAAGTCAAATCAATACTTGAAAATACCTCCAA GTCAGCCAACTTCAAGAACTTCACCTTCATCCAGCTGAATGAAGAATTTTCCAGGGGCAAAGGATTAGACGTTGGTGCTCgattttggaaaggaaacaatgttgttctctttttttgcgATGTGGACATATACTTCACAGCTGAATTCCTGAACTCCTGTAGATTGAACACACAGCCAG GGAAGAAGGTGTTTTATCCTGTTCTCTTCAGCCAGTATAACCCCAGTATAATTTACGGCCACCGTGATTCCATTCCATCTTTAGAACAACAGCTG attattaaaaaagaaactggatTTTGGAGAGACTTTGGTTTTGGGATGACTTGCCAGTACAGATCTGATTTTATCAACATAG GTGGCTTTGATCTGGACATTAAAGGCTGGGGTGGTGAAGACGTACATCTGTACCGCAAATACCTTCACAGCAACCTCATCGTGATCCGAACGCCTGTCAGGGGTCTCTTCCATCTGTGGCATGAAAAGCAATGTCTGGACGAGCTGACCCCAGAGCAGTACAAAATGTGCATGCAGTCCAAGGCCATGAACGAGGCTTCTCACGGCCAGCTTGGGATGCTAGTTTTCAAGCAAGAGATTGAGACACACCTGCACAGACAGAAACTGAGCAGTAAGAAGACATGA